The Verrucomicrobiia bacterium genome window below encodes:
- a CDS encoding undecaprenyl-diphosphate phosphatase codes for MNVFHALVFGIVEGITEFLPISSTGHLILTARLLGLQQTDFIASFEIAIQVGAILAVVVLYARRVFADFEIAKRVAAGFIPTAVVGFVLYKIIKKILVTGAPVVLVSLFVGGIIMILIERVYREKPGASEDLKSITYRQAAIIGLAQSLAMVPGVSRAAATICGGMLLGLKRKTVTEYSFLLAVPTMLAATALDLLKHGASFSGADWQVLAVGFVVSFAVAILAIRFLLALIKNHGFTSFGVYRILAALAFWLLVK; via the coding sequence ATGAATGTGTTTCACGCGCTCGTCTTCGGCATTGTTGAAGGCATTACCGAGTTTCTTCCGATTTCCTCCACGGGGCACCTGATCCTGACGGCGCGCCTTCTCGGCCTCCAGCAGACGGACTTCATCGCCAGCTTCGAAATCGCGATCCAGGTCGGCGCCATCCTCGCGGTCGTGGTCCTGTATGCGCGCCGCGTCTTCGCGGATTTCGAAATCGCCAAGCGCGTCGCGGCGGGATTTATTCCGACAGCCGTCGTGGGCTTCGTGCTGTATAAGATCATCAAGAAAATACTCGTGACCGGCGCGCCGGTGGTTCTGGTCTCTCTTTTCGTGGGCGGCATCATCATGATTTTGATCGAGCGCGTTTACCGCGAAAAGCCCGGAGCTTCGGAAGACTTGAAATCCATTACGTACCGGCAGGCCGCGATCATCGGCCTGGCGCAGTCCCTGGCCATGGTGCCGGGGGTTTCCCGCGCCGCGGCCACGATCTGCGGAGGCATGCTGCTGGGATTGAAGCGCAAGACCGTCACTGAATACTCATTTCTTCTCGCCGTTCCCACCATGCTCGCCGCGACCGCACTGGATCTTCTCAAGCATGGCGCGTCTTTTTCCGGGGCGGACTGGCAAGTCCTGGCCGTGGGATTCGTGGTTTCTTTCGCGGTGGCGATCCTGGCGATTCGTTTTCTGCTGGCTCTCATTAAAAATCACGGCTTCACTTCTTTCGGCGTCTACCGCATTCTCGCGGCGCTCGCCTTTTGGCTGCTGGTGAAGTGA
- a CDS encoding CDP-glycerol glycerophosphotransferase family protein, protein MKNLLQACRSGLSSLLRSGQRPVSGEKKQILFCAHNELTAGYLSRALPLFDASRHEVFLSFFPLSHTLSAPGNIAERCGLPYLPADRISRRAWDLILVADHVYEQGAMPAGVPVVYMPHGLLVMRLKENGRVHRFDRWAFDAQGHSAYRAILFDNESNASAAARDFPALKEAVKVTGCLGVDRMLALRPERERFRRELGIPEGEKAVLIMSSFYPEGLMKKYGRALLDQAARLQGSGRHFIVSAHPNLWVEPGFLELMEEQKARGLRVLDPDEPLEPFLIAADAAVSDFTSLSLAFALLGKPLIYVPIDAGRFDRHSLLVRLAAGLPRLDVPEDMETVLDRAFRDYPHAFLNETARQIYPHPGEAASRMKKEFEKILRIPS, encoded by the coding sequence ATGAAAAACCTCCTTCAGGCCTGCCGTTCCGGCCTTTCTTCTTTGCTGCGCTCCGGGCAACGGCCCGTTTCCGGGGAAAAAAAACAAATCCTGTTTTGCGCGCACAATGAATTGACCGCGGGTTACTTGTCCCGCGCGCTTCCGTTGTTCGATGCATCCCGCCACGAGGTCTTTCTTTCTTTTTTTCCGCTGTCTCACACCCTGTCCGCACCGGGAAATATCGCCGAGCGATGCGGTCTTCCTTATTTGCCCGCGGACCGTATTTCGCGGCGCGCCTGGGACCTTATCTTGGTGGCAGACCATGTGTATGAGCAGGGGGCCATGCCCGCGGGCGTTCCGGTCGTTTACATGCCCCACGGGCTTCTGGTCATGCGGCTCAAAGAAAACGGCCGCGTGCACCGCTTTGACCGCTGGGCCTTCGATGCCCAGGGGCATTCCGCTTACCGCGCGATCCTGTTCGACAACGAATCCAACGCGTCCGCCGCGGCCCGGGATTTTCCCGCCCTGAAAGAGGCCGTCAAAGTTACCGGCTGCCTGGGGGTCGACCGGATGCTGGCGCTGCGGCCTGAGAGGGAACGGTTTCGCCGCGAGCTGGGGATTCCGGAAGGGGAAAAGGCCGTGTTGATCATGAGCTCTTTTTATCCGGAGGGGCTCATGAAGAAATACGGGCGCGCGCTGCTGGACCAGGCCGCGCGGCTGCAAGGTAGCGGCAGGCATTTTATTGTGAGTGCCCATCCCAACCTCTGGGTGGAGCCCGGATTCCTGGAGCTGATGGAAGAGCAGAAAGCGCGCGGCCTGCGCGTCTTGGATCCCGACGAGCCGCTCGAACCGTTTTTGATCGCCGCGGACGCCGCGGTCAGCGATTTCACATCGCTCTCGCTGGCTTTTGCGCTGCTCGGCAAACCTCTGATTTATGTCCCGATCGACGCCGGACGTTTCGACAGGCATTCGCTCCTTGTCCGGCTTGCCGCAGGGCTGCCCCGGCTTGACGTTCCGGAAGATATGGAAACGGTTCTGGATCGCGCGTTCCGGGATTATCCGCACGCTTTCTTAAACGAAACCGCCCGGCAAATCTACCCTCATCCCGGCGAGGCCGCGTCCCGAATGAAGAAGGAATTCGAAAAAATCCTACGGATTCCGTCATGA
- a CDS encoding PilZ domain-containing protein, which produces MAGKERREYPRFSKQERREFQRVVVRLEAEVSSETKAQISGWTKDISVKGIFVLCADRLPIGYPCRCRISLGGPLRGAPVIIVDGKVVRCDDVGVGIQFSPVAVEGLKKLNDYFAC; this is translated from the coding sequence TTGGCCGGTAAAGAAAGACGCGAGTACCCCCGCTTCAGCAAACAGGAAAGACGCGAATTCCAGAGAGTCGTCGTGCGCCTCGAGGCCGAGGTTTCTTCCGAAACCAAGGCTCAGATCAGCGGATGGACCAAAGACATCAGCGTCAAAGGCATTTTCGTCCTCTGCGCCGACCGCCTTCCGATCGGTTATCCCTGCCGCTGCCGGATTTCCCTCGGCGGGCCGCTTCGCGGTGCGCCGGTGATCATCGTGGACGGAAAAGTCGTCCGCTGCGATGACGTGGGCGTCGGCATCCAGTTTTCCCCCGTGGCCGTCGAAGGACTGAAAAAGCTCAACGATTATTTTGCCTGTTAA